In a single window of the Diospyros lotus cultivar Yz01 chromosome 10, ASM1463336v1, whole genome shotgun sequence genome:
- the LOC127811471 gene encoding uncharacterized protein LOC127811471 isoform X2, giving the protein MGGGGVMRAAAKAAGFGFANAGSRGIPADHTATAAAAVARKATNRPVPAIISSAEDVKSTVLTASQNNKIDAAVQRPSLELHDWEFAGGEEDIIGQSLEPMPRVVFGGVPTLEEAKEATSELKDALDKNMGDIKSNVTVEKEVKDDEFFKIYLSPPNSSGCVDSYLAGYDSALSYPKTKACVTSEVTAALLPQNTLKAFRLLNESPEAQKVVASLASDQNVWNAVLQNSALTEYIQSQKSNTDPDVKESVADGEFPDHQSPKNDDDAPDAKQSADSGNEFVRFLQRMNSAVVDMVTGLSDYFKNLFGGATAEKTSIDADGSGRTGFADGATVGYMVGLAFMVIIMVVLKRH; this is encoded by the exons ATGGGAGGCGGAGGAGTGATGAGAGCAGCAGCGAAAGCGGCCGGTTTCGGCTTCGCCAACGCCGGTTCCCGAGGCATTCCGGCGGACCATACGGCCACGGCCGCTGCCGCCGTAGCTCGCAAAGCCACCAATCGCCCAGTGCCGGCGATCATTTCGTCTGCCGAAGACGTGAAGTCGACCGTCTTGACGGCTTCACAGAACAACAAGATTGACGCGGCGGTGCAGAGGCCGTCCTTGGAACTCCATGATTGGGAGTTCGCCGGCGGCGAGGAAGACATTATCGGGCAATCTCTTGAGCCGATGCCAAGGGTCGTCTTTGGTGGCGTTCCGACGCTGGAAGAAGCCAAAGAGGCCACTTCTGAACTCAAAGACGCTCTTGACAa GAATATGGGTGATATAAAGAGTAATGTAACTGTAGAAAAGGAAGTGAAGGACGATGAATTTTTCAA GATATATCTGTCACCACCTAATTCTTCTGGATGTGTGGATTCATACTTAGCTGGTTATGATTCTGCCTTGTCATACCCCAAGACTAAAGCTTGTGTTACCAGTGAGGTGACAGCAGCATTATTGCCACAAAATACTCTGAAAGCGTTTAGGCTTCTCAATGAAAGTCCTGAAGCTCAG AAAGTAGTTGCTTCTCTTGCTTCAGACCAAAATGTATGGAATGCTGTACTGCAAAACTCGGCACTTACGGAGTATATCCAGTCACAGAAGAGCA ATACAGATCCAGATGTTAAAGAGAGTGTTGCTGATGGAGAATTTCCAGATCACCAATCTCCAAAGAATGACGATGATGCACCTGATGCAAAACAATCAGCAGATTCTGGAAATGAGTTTGTGCGTTTTCTGCAACGAATGAACTCAGCAGTAGTCGACATGGTGACTGGTTTATCGGATTATTTCAAGAACCTATTCGGAGGTGCAACGGCAGAAAAAACTTCTATAGATGCTGATGGGAGTGGAAGAACAGGATTTGCGGATGGAGCCACGGTAGGATACATGGTGGGACTGGCGTTCATGGTCATAATAATGGTGGTGCTGAAGCGACACTAG
- the LOC127811471 gene encoding uncharacterized protein LOC127811471 isoform X3, whose translation MGGGGVMRAAAKAAGFGFANAGSRGIPADHTATAAAAVARKATNRPVPAIISSAEDVKSTVLTASQNNKIDAAVQRPSLELHDWEFAGGEEDIIGQSLEPMPRVVFGGVPTLEEAKEATSELKDALDKNMGDIKSNVTVEKEVKDDEFFKIYLSPPNSSGCVDSYLAGYDSALSYPKTKACVTSEVTAALLPQNTLKAFRLLNESPEAQKVVASLASDQNVWNAVLQNSALTEYIQSQKSKFPDHQSPKNDDDAPDAKQSADSGNEFVRFLQRMNSAVVDMVTGLSDYFKNLFGGATAEKTSIDADGSGRTGFADGATVGYMVGLAFMVIIMVVLKRH comes from the exons ATGGGAGGCGGAGGAGTGATGAGAGCAGCAGCGAAAGCGGCCGGTTTCGGCTTCGCCAACGCCGGTTCCCGAGGCATTCCGGCGGACCATACGGCCACGGCCGCTGCCGCCGTAGCTCGCAAAGCCACCAATCGCCCAGTGCCGGCGATCATTTCGTCTGCCGAAGACGTGAAGTCGACCGTCTTGACGGCTTCACAGAACAACAAGATTGACGCGGCGGTGCAGAGGCCGTCCTTGGAACTCCATGATTGGGAGTTCGCCGGCGGCGAGGAAGACATTATCGGGCAATCTCTTGAGCCGATGCCAAGGGTCGTCTTTGGTGGCGTTCCGACGCTGGAAGAAGCCAAAGAGGCCACTTCTGAACTCAAAGACGCTCTTGACAa GAATATGGGTGATATAAAGAGTAATGTAACTGTAGAAAAGGAAGTGAAGGACGATGAATTTTTCAA GATATATCTGTCACCACCTAATTCTTCTGGATGTGTGGATTCATACTTAGCTGGTTATGATTCTGCCTTGTCATACCCCAAGACTAAAGCTTGTGTTACCAGTGAGGTGACAGCAGCATTATTGCCACAAAATACTCTGAAAGCGTTTAGGCTTCTCAATGAAAGTCCTGAAGCTCAG AAAGTAGTTGCTTCTCTTGCTTCAGACCAAAATGTATGGAATGCTGTACTGCAAAACTCGGCACTTACGGAGTATATCCAGTCACAGAAGAGCA AATTTCCAGATCACCAATCTCCAAAGAATGACGATGATGCACCTGATGCAAAACAATCAGCAGATTCTGGAAATGAGTTTGTGCGTTTTCTGCAACGAATGAACTCAGCAGTAGTCGACATGGTGACTGGTTTATCGGATTATTTCAAGAACCTATTCGGAGGTGCAACGGCAGAAAAAACTTCTATAGATGCTGATGGGAGTGGAAGAACAGGATTTGCGGATGGAGCCACGGTAGGATACATGGTGGGACTGGCGTTCATGGTCATAATAATGGTGGTGCTGAAGCGACACTAG
- the LOC127811471 gene encoding uncharacterized protein LOC127811471 isoform X1: MGGGGVMRAAAKAAGFGFANAGSRGIPADHTATAAAAVARKATNRPVPAIISSAEDVKSTVLTASQNNKIDAAVQRPSLELHDWEFAGGEEDIIGQSLEPMPRVVFGGVPTLEEAKEATSELKDALDKNMGDIKSNVTVEKEVKDDEFFKIYLSPPNSSGCVDSYLAGYDSALSYPKTKACVTSEVTAALLPQNTLKAFRLLNESPEAQKVVASLASDQNVWNAVLQNSALTEYIQSQKSTFFLDTDPDVKESVADGEFPDHQSPKNDDDAPDAKQSADSGNEFVRFLQRMNSAVVDMVTGLSDYFKNLFGGATAEKTSIDADGSGRTGFADGATVGYMVGLAFMVIIMVVLKRH, translated from the exons ATGGGAGGCGGAGGAGTGATGAGAGCAGCAGCGAAAGCGGCCGGTTTCGGCTTCGCCAACGCCGGTTCCCGAGGCATTCCGGCGGACCATACGGCCACGGCCGCTGCCGCCGTAGCTCGCAAAGCCACCAATCGCCCAGTGCCGGCGATCATTTCGTCTGCCGAAGACGTGAAGTCGACCGTCTTGACGGCTTCACAGAACAACAAGATTGACGCGGCGGTGCAGAGGCCGTCCTTGGAACTCCATGATTGGGAGTTCGCCGGCGGCGAGGAAGACATTATCGGGCAATCTCTTGAGCCGATGCCAAGGGTCGTCTTTGGTGGCGTTCCGACGCTGGAAGAAGCCAAAGAGGCCACTTCTGAACTCAAAGACGCTCTTGACAa GAATATGGGTGATATAAAGAGTAATGTAACTGTAGAAAAGGAAGTGAAGGACGATGAATTTTTCAA GATATATCTGTCACCACCTAATTCTTCTGGATGTGTGGATTCATACTTAGCTGGTTATGATTCTGCCTTGTCATACCCCAAGACTAAAGCTTGTGTTACCAGTGAGGTGACAGCAGCATTATTGCCACAAAATACTCTGAAAGCGTTTAGGCTTCTCAATGAAAGTCCTGAAGCTCAG AAAGTAGTTGCTTCTCTTGCTTCAGACCAAAATGTATGGAATGCTGTACTGCAAAACTCGGCACTTACGGAGTATATCCAGTCACAGAAGAGCA CTTTCTTCTTAGATACAGATCCAGATGTTAAAGAGAGTGTTGCTGATGGAGAATTTCCAGATCACCAATCTCCAAAGAATGACGATGATGCACCTGATGCAAAACAATCAGCAGATTCTGGAAATGAGTTTGTGCGTTTTCTGCAACGAATGAACTCAGCAGTAGTCGACATGGTGACTGGTTTATCGGATTATTTCAAGAACCTATTCGGAGGTGCAACGGCAGAAAAAACTTCTATAGATGCTGATGGGAGTGGAAGAACAGGATTTGCGGATGGAGCCACGGTAGGATACATGGTGGGACTGGCGTTCATGGTCATAATAATGGTGGTGCTGAAGCGACACTAG
- the LOC127811471 gene encoding uncharacterized protein LOC127811471 isoform X4 translates to MGGGGVMRAAAKAAGFGFANAGSRGIPADHTATAAAAVARKATNRPVPAIISSAEDVKSTVLTASQNNKIDAAVQRPSLELHDWEFAGGEEDIIGQSLEPMPRVVFGGVPTLEEAKEATSELKDALDKIYLSPPNSSGCVDSYLAGYDSALSYPKTKACVTSEVTAALLPQNTLKAFRLLNESPEAQKVVASLASDQNVWNAVLQNSALTEYIQSQKSTFFLDTDPDVKESVADGEFPDHQSPKNDDDAPDAKQSADSGNEFVRFLQRMNSAVVDMVTGLSDYFKNLFGGATAEKTSIDADGSGRTGFADGATVGYMVGLAFMVIIMVVLKRH, encoded by the exons ATGGGAGGCGGAGGAGTGATGAGAGCAGCAGCGAAAGCGGCCGGTTTCGGCTTCGCCAACGCCGGTTCCCGAGGCATTCCGGCGGACCATACGGCCACGGCCGCTGCCGCCGTAGCTCGCAAAGCCACCAATCGCCCAGTGCCGGCGATCATTTCGTCTGCCGAAGACGTGAAGTCGACCGTCTTGACGGCTTCACAGAACAACAAGATTGACGCGGCGGTGCAGAGGCCGTCCTTGGAACTCCATGATTGGGAGTTCGCCGGCGGCGAGGAAGACATTATCGGGCAATCTCTTGAGCCGATGCCAAGGGTCGTCTTTGGTGGCGTTCCGACGCTGGAAGAAGCCAAAGAGGCCACTTCTGAACTCAAAGACGCTCTTGACAa GATATATCTGTCACCACCTAATTCTTCTGGATGTGTGGATTCATACTTAGCTGGTTATGATTCTGCCTTGTCATACCCCAAGACTAAAGCTTGTGTTACCAGTGAGGTGACAGCAGCATTATTGCCACAAAATACTCTGAAAGCGTTTAGGCTTCTCAATGAAAGTCCTGAAGCTCAG AAAGTAGTTGCTTCTCTTGCTTCAGACCAAAATGTATGGAATGCTGTACTGCAAAACTCGGCACTTACGGAGTATATCCAGTCACAGAAGAGCA CTTTCTTCTTAGATACAGATCCAGATGTTAAAGAGAGTGTTGCTGATGGAGAATTTCCAGATCACCAATCTCCAAAGAATGACGATGATGCACCTGATGCAAAACAATCAGCAGATTCTGGAAATGAGTTTGTGCGTTTTCTGCAACGAATGAACTCAGCAGTAGTCGACATGGTGACTGGTTTATCGGATTATTTCAAGAACCTATTCGGAGGTGCAACGGCAGAAAAAACTTCTATAGATGCTGATGGGAGTGGAAGAACAGGATTTGCGGATGGAGCCACGGTAGGATACATGGTGGGACTGGCGTTCATGGTCATAATAATGGTGGTGCTGAAGCGACACTAG